One genomic region from Granulicatella adiacens ATCC 49175 encodes:
- a CDS encoding response regulator transcription factor — MQTIMIVEDEKVIRDAVVSELEKWNYEVVAVEDFSQVYTQFLSVNPQLVILDITLPFFNGYYWCQEIRKVSQVPIMFLSSHDQPMDIVMSINMGADDYMTKPFEPSVLVAKIQGMMRRSYEFVQQKDWIEYKGATLQLASTKVSFNGEEIDLSKNELIVLRVLFEKQGDIATREELMNQLWNSDLFVDDNTLSVTVARLRKKLAEIGLANLITTKKGIGYGMAEEIQ, encoded by the coding sequence ATGCAAACAATTATGATTGTAGAAGATGAAAAAGTCATTCGTGATGCGGTGGTATCCGAGTTAGAAAAATGGAATTATGAAGTTGTCGCTGTAGAAGATTTTTCTCAGGTATATACTCAATTTTTATCTGTGAATCCTCAGTTGGTCATTCTCGATATTACATTGCCGTTTTTTAATGGTTATTATTGGTGCCAAGAGATTCGTAAAGTGTCTCAAGTGCCGATTATGTTTTTATCCTCTCACGATCAACCGATGGATATTGTGATGTCGATTAATATGGGTGCAGATGACTATATGACAAAACCTTTTGAACCTAGCGTTCTTGTAGCAAAGATTCAAGGGATGATGCGTAGAAGTTATGAATTTGTACAGCAGAAAGACTGGATAGAGTATAAAGGTGCAACCCTTCAATTAGCAAGCACAAAAGTGAGTTTTAATGGAGAGGAAATAGATCTCTCTAAAAATGAATTAATTGTTCTAAGAGTCTTGTTTGAGAAACAAGGGGATATCGCCACTAGAGAAGAGTTGATGAATCAACTTTGGAATAGTGATTTGTTTGTAGATGACAATACTCTCTCAGTGACAGTGGCGAGACTTCGTAAAAAGCTAGCTGAAATTGGTTTAGCAAATCTCATCACGACTAAAAAAGGAATTGGGTATGGAATGGCGGAAGAAATTCAATGA
- a CDS encoding bifunctional metallophosphatase/5'-nucleotidase — MEIKIIETSDMHGYVLPTNYTERNLDLGFSTAKAATVIQRLKQEAKGPVIQIENGDFIQGSPLSYYVRKNDVKVAADLTKVLNYLGYDLGILGNHEFNYGLDYLREAITSYNHPILCANILTKDGKPAFGEPYKVFEKEGVKVAVLGITTPYIPNWEQPATVKDLVFVSALETAKKYVPEMRKVADIVVVTYHGGFECDLSCGDPTELLTGENEGYAIATQVEGIDALVTGHQHRVIAQKVNGIPVIQPGYRGAYVGEISLQVEKVDGKYTVVSSEAKLHPTEEVPADPKVVEMFSDLQAEVEDWLDTTVGTVVGDMTIKDPHEARLKEHPYVEFINKVQMDASGADISGTALFNNDGRGFNSEIRMRDVITNYIYPNTLAVLKVSGADLKAALERVATYFIVENGKAVFNPKYVEPKPQFYNYDMYEGIEYTLDFTRPFGDRVTRLDYHGKPVQPTDELEVVANQYRAVGGGNYSMFKPEKIVREVQIDMTELIAEYLRKHPVIEATVNNNFKTVVK; from the coding sequence ATGGAAATAAAAATTATTGAAACAAGTGATATGCATGGGTATGTATTGCCAACGAATTATACTGAAAGAAACTTGGATTTAGGATTCAGTACCGCAAAGGCTGCGACGGTCATTCAACGATTAAAACAAGAAGCTAAAGGACCAGTAATCCAAATTGAAAATGGAGACTTTATTCAAGGGTCGCCTTTAAGCTATTATGTACGTAAAAATGATGTAAAAGTAGCTGCAGATTTAACTAAAGTATTAAATTACTTAGGTTATGATTTAGGGATTCTAGGAAATCATGAGTTCAACTATGGGCTTGACTATTTAAGAGAAGCGATCACGTCTTATAATCATCCTATTCTTTGTGCAAACATTTTAACAAAAGACGGTAAGCCTGCCTTTGGGGAGCCATACAAGGTGTTTGAAAAAGAAGGTGTAAAAGTCGCTGTTCTAGGGATTACAACGCCTTATATTCCAAATTGGGAACAACCTGCAACGGTGAAAGATTTAGTATTTGTGAGTGCGTTAGAAACTGCGAAGAAATATGTTCCAGAAATGCGTAAAGTGGCGGACATTGTTGTGGTAACTTACCACGGAGGATTCGAGTGCGACCTTTCATGCGGGGACCCAACAGAGTTATTAACAGGAGAAAACGAAGGGTATGCGATTGCGACTCAAGTAGAAGGAATCGACGCCTTAGTGACAGGACACCAACACCGAGTGATTGCCCAAAAAGTGAATGGGATTCCAGTGATTCAGCCAGGATACCGCGGAGCATATGTGGGTGAAATCAGCTTACAAGTGGAAAAAGTAGACGGGAAGTATACCGTTGTTTCAAGCGAAGCAAAACTTCATCCAACTGAAGAAGTTCCAGCAGATCCTAAAGTTGTAGAAATGTTTAGCGACTTACAAGCAGAAGTAGAAGATTGGCTAGACACAACTGTTGGAACAGTAGTCGGGGATATGACGATTAAAGATCCTCACGAAGCGCGTTTAAAAGAACATCCATATGTTGAATTTATTAACAAAGTTCAAATGGATGCCAGTGGTGCAGATATTTCCGGAACGGCGTTATTTAATAATGATGGACGTGGGTTTAATTCTGAAATTCGCATGCGTGACGTGATTACGAACTACATTTATCCAAATACATTAGCCGTTCTAAAAGTGAGCGGAGCGGACTTGAAAGCGGCTCTTGAACGAGTAGCTACTTATTTCATTGTTGAAAATGGAAAAGCAGTCTTCAATCCTAAATATGTGGAGCCAAAACCTCAATTCTACAACTATGATATGTATGAAGGAATCGAGTATACTTTAGACTTTACAAGACCATTTGGAGACCGTGTCACACGTTTAGACTATCATGGAAAACCAGTTCAACCGACTGATGAATTAGAAGTGGTGGCAAATCAATATCGTGCAGTTGGTGGCGGAAACTATAGTATGTTTAAGCCGGAGAAGATTGTGCGTGAGGTGCAGATTGACATGACGGAGCTCATTGCGGAATACTTGCGCAAACATCCAGTCATCGAAGCAACAGTTAACAACAACTTTAAGACTGTGGTGAAATAA
- a CDS encoding DUF1697 domain-containing protein translates to MRYVLLLRGINVGGKNKVVMSELKELLKSEGFSEVDSYINSGNLFFTSSESMEKIVSKVEKLLEKNYDFSIPFALLSKETYLEEIANLPEWWNEEFARKDILFYSQGTNSDEVVEFAKNSELYNEKVYIGKNAVFWAKMDEGEFLKTTYHKQLLKQPFYKTITIRNGKTFDKIAELLQKEQ, encoded by the coding sequence ATGCGATATGTGCTTTTATTAAGAGGCATCAATGTTGGAGGAAAAAATAAAGTCGTAATGAGTGAGCTGAAGGAACTATTAAAGAGTGAAGGCTTCAGTGAGGTGGATTCGTACATTAATAGTGGAAATTTATTTTTTACAAGTAGCGAGAGTATGGAAAAAATCGTTTCGAAAGTTGAAAAATTATTAGAAAAGAATTATGACTTCTCGATTCCTTTTGCGTTACTTTCAAAAGAAACTTATTTAGAAGAAATTGCAAATCTTCCAGAGTGGTGGAACGAAGAATTTGCTAGAAAAGATATTTTGTTTTATTCTCAGGGGACAAATTCGGATGAGGTCGTTGAATTTGCAAAAAATTCTGAGCTTTATAATGAAAAAGTGTATATCGGAAAGAATGCAGTCTTTTGGGCTAAGATGGATGAAGGGGAATTTTTGAAGACGACTTATCATAAGCAGTTGTTGAAGCAACCTTTTTATAAAACGATTACAATTCGAAACGGTAAGACATTTGATAAAATTGCAGAACTACTGCAAAAAGAACAGTAA
- a CDS encoding extracellular solute-binding protein → MKFKSLVKATLATASVVALTACGANSSNGSQQAETKKDIVTEVKSETTITFWHAMNGQLEKALQKLTEDFMKANPNIKVELQNQSTYKDLQAKINSTLTSPKDLPTITQAYPNWLFNAASQDSLVDFKPYLENETIGFKKGEEIRSDLMEGARINGVQYGIPFNKSTEVLFYNADLLKEYGVKVPTTLDELKEAAKTIYEKSNHEVVGAGFDSLNNYYAIGMKNKGVDFTKELDFTSDASKEVVKYYADGIRDGYFRTAGSDKYLSGPFQNKKVAMYVGSTAGESFVAKGAKEAGYEYGVAPRPDKFNLQQGTDIYMFEGSTTEEQRTAAFLYLKFLSSAESQLYWAQKTGYMPTVASVLEKDEYKKSGSKVPAILADATKNLFSIPVVENSDPAFAEVRTILEKIFATQNGNVDQLIQDSKAQFDAAWNQ, encoded by the coding sequence ATGAAATTCAAATCTTTAGTAAAAGCGACACTAGCAACAGCATCAGTTGTAGCGTTAACAGCATGTGGAGCTAACTCATCAAATGGCTCACAACAAGCTGAAACTAAAAAAGATATCGTAACAGAGGTTAAATCAGAAACAACAATCACTTTCTGGCATGCCATGAACGGACAGCTTGAAAAAGCTCTTCAAAAATTAACAGAAGACTTCATGAAAGCTAATCCAAATATTAAAGTAGAGTTACAAAACCAATCTACTTATAAAGATTTACAAGCTAAAATCAACTCAACTTTAACTTCACCAAAAGATTTGCCAACAATCACTCAAGCATATCCTAACTGGTTATTCAATGCTGCGAGCCAAGATTCGTTAGTAGATTTCAAACCATATCTTGAAAACGAAACAATCGGATTCAAGAAAGGTGAAGAAATTCGTTCAGACTTAATGGAAGGTGCTCGAATCAACGGAGTACAATACGGTATCCCATTCAACAAATCTACAGAAGTATTATTCTACAATGCAGATTTATTAAAAGAATACGGTGTTAAAGTTCCAACTACTTTAGATGAATTAAAAGAAGCCGCTAAAACAATTTACGAAAAATCAAACCACGAAGTTGTGGGTGCTGGTTTCGACTCATTAAATAACTACTATGCAATTGGTATGAAGAACAAAGGCGTTGACTTCACTAAAGAATTAGACTTCACAAGTGATGCTTCAAAAGAAGTTGTTAAATACTATGCAGACGGAATTCGTGACGGATACTTCCGTACAGCTGGTTCAGATAAATACTTATCAGGACCATTCCAAAACAAAAAAGTAGCGATGTATGTTGGTTCAACAGCTGGTGAATCATTTGTAGCTAAAGGTGCTAAAGAAGCTGGATACGAATACGGCGTAGCTCCACGTCCTGATAAATTCAACTTGCAACAAGGTACTGACATTTACATGTTCGAAGGTTCTACTACTGAAGAACAACGTACAGCAGCATTCTTATACTTGAAATTCTTATCTTCAGCTGAATCTCAATTATACTGGGCACAAAAAACAGGTTACATGCCAACAGTTGCTTCAGTGTTAGAAAAAGATGAATACAAGAAATCAGGTTCTAAAGTTCCTGCAATCTTAGCAGATGCTACTAAGAACTTATTCTCAATTCCTGTAGTTGAAAACTCAGATCCTGCATTTGCTGAAGTTCGTACGATTTTAGAAAAAATCTTTGCAACTCAAAATGGCAATGTGGATCAATTAATTCAAGATTCTAAAGCGCAATTTGATGCTGCGTGGAATCAATAA
- a CDS encoding MBL fold metallo-hydrolase, with product MVSKDKTTITFHSGILTIGGTVIEVAYKDSHIFFDFGTEFLPKLELTDESVQTLVNHRVIPHLKNVYDARIPYKYEGDEDKDYANTAVFISHAHLDHTRMLNYLDPNIPLYTLKETKMIVNSLNRNGVFLLPSPFEDESFTRDMIGLDAGDVIKVGEIEVEIVRVDHDAYGAAALIIKTPGHHITYTGDLRLHGHNAEDTIEFCKKAKHTDILMMEGVSISFGDRPAEVEAFKPETEEDVIRQIAFLEKENPHRQITFNGYPANVRRFEKIVEGTSRTVVLEATMAALLKEVFQKEAHYYYREGAPRLEELDPALEIPYETLLEDTSEYLWQVVDHFDRLQEGSLYIHSDAQPLGDFDPNYQPFLDLLAEKNIEFVRLACSGHAKPEDLDRIIAMIEPKCLIPIHTLKPELLENPYGKRILPYRGEKIVL from the coding sequence ATGGTATCAAAGGATAAAACAACGATTACCTTTCATAGCGGAATTTTAACCATTGGTGGGACTGTCATTGAAGTTGCTTATAAAGATAGCCATATCTTTTTCGACTTTGGAACAGAATTCCTCCCAAAATTAGAATTGACCGATGAATCGGTACAAACGCTCGTAAATCATAGAGTTATTCCACATTTAAAAAATGTTTATGATGCAAGAATTCCTTACAAATATGAAGGAGATGAAGATAAAGACTACGCCAATACGGCTGTCTTTATCTCACATGCGCATCTAGATCATACGAGAATGTTGAATTATTTAGACCCAAATATTCCTTTATATACATTGAAGGAAACGAAAATGATTGTGAACTCGCTCAATCGAAATGGAGTATTCTTGCTTCCATCACCATTTGAAGACGAGTCATTTACAAGAGACATGATTGGCTTAGATGCTGGTGATGTGATTAAAGTGGGAGAAATCGAAGTAGAAATCGTTCGTGTAGACCATGATGCCTACGGGGCTGCTGCTTTAATCATCAAAACACCAGGTCACCATATTACGTATACCGGTGATTTAAGACTTCATGGGCATAATGCCGAAGATACGATTGAGTTTTGTAAAAAAGCAAAACATACTGACATTTTAATGATGGAAGGAGTCTCTATCAGTTTTGGTGACCGTCCAGCAGAAGTGGAAGCTTTCAAACCGGAAACTGAGGAAGATGTGATCCGTCAGATTGCTTTTCTAGAAAAAGAAAATCCGCATCGACAAATTACATTTAATGGGTATCCGGCAAATGTTCGTCGTTTTGAGAAAATCGTCGAAGGAACAAGCCGTACTGTTGTTCTTGAAGCAACAATGGCAGCACTTCTTAAAGAAGTCTTCCAAAAAGAAGCTCATTACTACTATCGTGAAGGAGCTCCTCGACTAGAAGAACTCGATCCAGCATTAGAAATTCCATACGAAACGTTATTAGAGGATACTTCAGAGTACTTATGGCAAGTGGTGGATCATTTTGATCGCTTGCAAGAGGGAAGCTTATACATCCATAGTGATGCACAGCCTCTAGGAGACTTTGATCCGAACTATCAACCGTTTCTGGACTTATTGGCGGAAAAAAACATTGAATTTGTTCGCCTTGCCTGCTCAGGTCACGCAAAACCGGAAGATTTAGACCGAATTATTGCGATGATTGAGCCTAAGTGTTTGATTCCAATCCATACGTTAAAACCAGAACTTTTGGAAAATCCGTATGGCAAAAGAATATTGCCGTATCGCGGCGAAAAAATTGTGTTGTAA
- a CDS encoding carbohydrate ABC transporter permease, with amino-acid sequence MKKVFNGFSVALLIFLALITVFPFIYMIMTGLMTYAEATSIPPSFIPSSFQFSNYLEVFSRAPFLRYFGNTLFVSLFTTVATVTTSLLAAFAVTSLQFKGKNIVMMILVSLLMVPYESIIFTNYQTIAQLGLLNTYIALIIPFLTSIFYIYYLNGYLKGIPSTFYKAAKIDGASDLEYIRRILVPMCKPALVTVGILTFIQSWNSFLWPLLVTNTKEFRLLNNGLSAFTTEAGSDVHLQMAAATLTVIPILLIYFVFRKEIIRGVAKNGIKG; translated from the coding sequence ATGAAGAAAGTATTTAATGGATTTTCGGTTGCGCTATTAATTTTCTTAGCGTTAATTACAGTATTCCCATTTATTTATATGATTATGACAGGGTTAATGACGTACGCAGAAGCAACAAGCATTCCGCCATCATTTATTCCTAGTTCGTTCCAATTTAGTAACTACCTAGAAGTATTTAGCCGTGCTCCGTTCTTACGTTACTTTGGAAACACATTATTCGTGTCTCTATTTACAACAGTGGCTACGGTCACTACTTCGTTACTAGCAGCCTTTGCTGTCACAAGCTTACAGTTCAAAGGGAAAAATATTGTAATGATGATTTTAGTTTCCTTATTAATGGTTCCATATGAATCAATCATCTTTACAAACTACCAAACAATCGCTCAATTAGGGTTGTTAAACACTTATATTGCGTTAATCATTCCGTTTTTAACAAGTATCTTCTATATTTATTACTTAAACGGATACTTAAAAGGAATCCCAAGTACATTCTACAAGGCTGCTAAAATTGATGGTGCCAGTGATTTGGAATATATCCGTCGCATTTTAGTGCCAATGTGTAAACCAGCGTTGGTAACAGTAGGGATTTTAACATTTATCCAAAGCTGGAATTCATTCCTATGGCCATTATTGGTTACAAATACGAAAGAATTCCGTCTATTGAACAATGGTCTTTCTGCCTTCACAACAGAAGCTGGAAGTGACGTTCATTTACAAATGGCCGCTGCTACTTTAACGGTTATCCCGATTCTGTTAATTTACTTCGTATTCCGAAAAGAAATTATTAGAGGGGTAGCGAAGAATGGTATCAAAGGATAA
- a CDS encoding carbohydrate ABC transporter permease, with product MRKYNPENQPKAWFFLLPSLGVILLFNIYPLLRSFWMSFQKGSLLKLQYTGLDNYQKVISDPIFHKALMNTALYAFAVVPVALLISVVVAWIIFEKIKHKSFFETIFFMPYVTSTIAIGIVFRYFFNGDYGIINFFLGLIGIPAVNWLDNVNMSMPTLIIFGVWTSLAFNIIILLAGLRNIDSEHFKIAKMFGATDREIFWRITFPQLVPTIAFLSTVNLIGAFKVYTQVYALFGGSAGTANSATTAVYYIYDKFHVAGRPGVAMAATVILFAIILFATFLQNKFLRKAEG from the coding sequence ATGAGAAAATATAATCCAGAAAACCAACCTAAAGCTTGGTTCTTCCTTCTCCCATCTTTAGGAGTGATTCTCTTATTTAATATTTATCCATTACTTCGTTCGTTCTGGATGAGTTTCCAAAAGGGTTCACTATTAAAATTACAATATACAGGCTTGGACAATTACCAAAAAGTAATCTCAGACCCAATTTTCCATAAAGCACTTATGAACACTGCATTATATGCGTTCGCGGTTGTACCCGTTGCACTACTGATTTCAGTGGTCGTTGCGTGGATTATTTTTGAGAAGATTAAACATAAGAGTTTTTTTGAAACTATCTTCTTCATGCCATATGTTACAAGTACAATCGCTATCGGGATTGTATTCCGTTACTTCTTCAATGGAGACTACGGGATTATCAATTTCTTCTTAGGCTTGATTGGTATTCCGGCTGTTAACTGGCTGGATAATGTAAATATGAGCATGCCAACATTAATTATTTTTGGGGTATGGACAAGTTTAGCGTTCAATATCATTATTTTGTTAGCAGGGTTAAGAAACATCGATTCAGAGCATTTCAAAATTGCAAAAATGTTTGGTGCAACAGATCGTGAAATCTTCTGGCGTATTACTTTCCCTCAATTAGTACCTACAATTGCCTTCTTATCAACAGTAAACTTAATTGGTGCATTCAAAGTGTATACTCAAGTTTATGCGTTGTTTGGGGGAAGTGCTGGTACAGCCAACTCAGCAACAACTGCTGTGTACTATATTTACGATAAATTCCATGTGGCAGGAAGACCAGGGGTTGCCATGGCAGCAACTGTAATCTTATTTGCAATCATTCTTTTTGCAACATTCCTCCAAAACAAATTCCTAAGAAAGGCGGAGGGATAA
- a CDS encoding ABC transporter ATP-binding protein: protein MIDVIDLNKVFDNGFEALKSVNFSIEQGDLVCLLGPSGCGKSTILNLIAGLLSPTGGDIQFKGDSVVKTEPKDRNIGFVFQNYALYPHMTVLENIMFPLTVGKNKISKEEAQKIAEEYMQLTNIEELAGKKPGTLSGGQQQRVAITRALVQKPEVLLLDEPLSNLDARLRLKIREEIRRLVKEVGITTIFVTHDQEEALSISDKIILLNEGYIQQHDDPQNLYLEPSNLFVAKFIGNPIINITEVEIKDGVITHPSFNLPTSELSQDRKRQELADGHYYLGMRPEDVVPAAEGEGLFSTTISGVELIGRERILHFPLGEQYLKSIVSVEHKIEEGDTLAFNILKHKIFLFDKDGARVY from the coding sequence ATGATCGATGTTATTGACTTAAACAAAGTATTCGATAACGGCTTTGAAGCATTGAAGTCAGTAAATTTCTCAATTGAACAAGGAGATTTAGTATGTTTACTAGGTCCTAGTGGATGCGGGAAATCAACAATTTTAAATTTAATCGCGGGATTATTATCACCTACTGGGGGAGACATCCAATTTAAAGGAGATTCAGTTGTTAAGACAGAACCAAAAGACCGTAATATTGGATTTGTATTCCAAAACTATGCGTTATATCCGCATATGACAGTGTTAGAGAACATCATGTTCCCACTAACGGTTGGTAAAAATAAAATTTCTAAAGAAGAAGCTCAAAAAATTGCAGAAGAATATATGCAATTAACGAACATTGAAGAGTTGGCAGGTAAAAAACCTGGTACTTTATCAGGGGGACAACAACAACGTGTGGCCATCACTCGTGCGCTTGTTCAAAAACCTGAAGTGCTCTTACTAGATGAGCCATTAAGTAACTTGGATGCTCGTTTACGTTTGAAAATCCGTGAAGAAATTCGTCGTCTTGTAAAAGAAGTAGGAATTACAACAATCTTCGTAACGCACGACCAAGAAGAAGCTTTATCTATCTCAGATAAAATTATTCTTTTAAACGAAGGGTACATTCAACAACATGATGACCCACAAAACTTATACCTAGAACCAAGTAACTTATTCGTTGCGAAATTCATCGGTAACCCAATCATTAATATTACAGAAGTGGAAATTAAAGACGGTGTGATTACTCACCCATCATTCAACTTACCAACTTCTGAATTATCTCAAGACCGCAAACGTCAAGAATTAGCAGATGGACATTACTATTTAGGAATGCGTCCAGAAGACGTCGTTCCAGCTGCTGAAGGAGAAGGTTTATTCTCTACAACAATTAGTGGGGTTGAGTTAATCGGACGTGAACGTATTCTTCACTTCCCATTAGGCGAACAATACTTGAAATCAATCGTAAGTGTGGAACATAAGATTGAAGAAGGAGACACACTTGCATTTAACATTCTAAAACACAAAATCTTCTTATTTGATAAAGATGGAGCGCGTGTTTACTAA
- a CDS encoding FtsX-like permease family protein encodes MFKLLSSLAVTNLKKNHSLYLPFGLATVMVTMISYIVHALSSMPELSTLRGGSSIALSLGLGVIVIQVVALLIVLYANSFVMKNRSKEFGLYGILGLDRKNVQILSFMELFLFALASVTAGIALGMVFHRFAFAVLLKLIQYPIGLEYHLQIGSVFFVYIFMGVIFLIVFFLNATKIYTSRPLELLKTKKFGETKGRFMKTRAVIGFVILGLAYYMSQTIESPMAAILMFFVAVVMVVIATYILFDAGSIAILSALQKNKKLFYQPTNFISISNLKFRMRKNAAGLASVCILSTMVLVTLGTTVSLQVGAFKTLNESYPTEYSVSSFLTSKEEEAEASKAMKDIQAKSLSTVKNEISFGQSVRFGLQKGDSVEIMNSFSGAENVVALTVMSQEDYNRIFGTNLSLKENEMVVSHTKGDGKEFSTLTTAKKNYKVVGDLNDDKYKTTLPQLSALVDNIYMVVVKDVYDFINPGNHERVQYYSLWNTDTKEESLKEEFDAYQNIDVDQYSVPIAMSSKTEAAKEIYGFMGSLLFIGALLSVSFFVGAVLVIYYKQISEGYEDRDRFVILQKMGIDHKTVKQSINRQVLIVFFMPLLTAFMHTAFAFKMYTKIAQLFGVNTQITLIASIVIGIIFLIVYFIVYKVTSRSYFKIVKR; translated from the coding sequence ATGTTTAAACTACTAAGTTCATTAGCTGTGACGAATTTGAAAAAGAATCATTCGCTGTATTTACCATTTGGACTCGCAACTGTCATGGTCACGATGATTTCTTATATCGTTCACGCATTATCTTCAATGCCAGAACTTTCCACTTTAAGAGGGGGTTCTTCTATCGCTCTTTCTTTAGGCTTGGGAGTGATTGTGATTCAAGTTGTGGCGCTATTAATTGTGCTTTACGCCAATAGTTTTGTAATGAAGAACCGTTCGAAAGAATTTGGCTTGTATGGAATTTTAGGCTTAGACCGTAAAAATGTACAAATTCTTAGCTTTATGGAATTGTTCTTATTTGCACTCGCTAGTGTAACGGCTGGGATTGCACTTGGGATGGTTTTCCACCGTTTCGCATTTGCGGTTCTCTTAAAACTGATTCAATATCCGATTGGACTAGAGTATCACTTGCAAATCGGTAGCGTCTTCTTTGTATATATTTTCATGGGTGTCATCTTCTTGATTGTGTTCTTCTTAAATGCTACGAAAATTTATACAAGTCGTCCATTAGAATTACTAAAAACAAAGAAATTTGGTGAAACAAAAGGTCGTTTCATGAAGACGCGCGCAGTCATTGGTTTTGTGATTTTAGGACTAGCGTACTATATGTCCCAAACGATTGAAAGTCCGATGGCAGCCATCCTGATGTTCTTTGTTGCGGTTGTTATGGTTGTGATTGCAACGTACATTCTGTTTGATGCAGGTTCTATTGCCATTTTAAGTGCATTGCAAAAAAACAAAAAACTATTCTATCAACCTACAAACTTTATTTCAATCTCCAATTTAAAATTCCGTATGCGTAAAAACGCTGCTGGATTGGCTAGTGTGTGTATTTTATCTACCATGGTATTAGTAACACTAGGAACGACGGTGTCTTTACAAGTAGGAGCTTTTAAAACACTTAATGAATCTTATCCTACGGAATATTCGGTTTCTTCATTTTTGACTTCTAAAGAGGAAGAAGCAGAAGCAAGTAAAGCGATGAAAGATATTCAAGCTAAATCTTTATCAACTGTTAAGAATGAAATTTCATTTGGACAATCCGTTCGTTTTGGTCTTCAAAAAGGGGATTCTGTTGAGATTATGAATTCTTTCTCTGGGGCAGAGAATGTGGTAGCTCTGACGGTGATGTCTCAAGAGGATTATAACCGCATTTTTGGAACGAATCTTTCTTTAAAAGAAAATGAAATGGTAGTGAGCCATACAAAAGGAGACGGCAAAGAGTTTTCAACACTGACTACTGCCAAAAAAAACTATAAAGTTGTTGGTGATTTAAACGATGATAAGTATAAGACGACCTTGCCTCAACTATCAGCCTTAGTGGATAATATTTATATGGTGGTTGTGAAAGACGTATATGACTTTATCAATCCAGGAAATCATGAGAGAGTGCAGTACTATTCACTATGGAATACAGATACAAAAGAAGAAAGTTTAAAAGAAGAATTTGATGCTTATCAAAATATAGATGTAGATCAATATAGTGTCCCTATAGCCATGTCTAGTAAAACAGAAGCTGCGAAAGAAATATATGGATTTATGGGAAGTCTTCTCTTCATTGGGGCCTTACTTTCAGTTTCCTTCTTTGTGGGTGCGGTATTAGTGATTTACTACAAACAAATCTCTGAAGGATATGAGGATCGAGATCGTTTTGTCATCTTACAAAAAATGGGAATTGATCATAAAACGGTTAAACAATCTATCAATCGCCAAGTATTAATTGTCTTCTTCATGCCTCTATTAACGGCATTCATGCATACAGCTTTTGCGTTTAAAATGTATACGAAGATTGCACAATTATTTGGAGTAAATACTCAAATCACATTGATTGCATCGATTGTCATTGGGATTATTTTCTTAATTGTTTACTTTATTGTCTACAAAGTAACCTCTAGAAGTTACTTTAAGATTGTAAAACGTTAA